One part of the Ursus arctos isolate Adak ecotype North America unplaced genomic scaffold, UrsArc2.0 scaffold_16, whole genome shotgun sequence genome encodes these proteins:
- the LOC130543847 gene encoding DENN domain-containing protein 3-like has protein sequence MKPLQIVFPSRVDPESPVIDLDLHLPLLCFRPEKVRQILTCLLMEQRMVFFSSSWALLPLVAECFLAYLHPLQWQHTFVPVLSRQMLDFVMAPTSFLMGCHLDYFEEVSKVRPWPFAVECQILVTPAGTGGEGLPKGPAGRATCPGHRERVGTPVPGARALGSTHAGCCRGSAPSSCSPPGLFEAGGFWALGPRVTCQSP, from the exons ATGAAGCCACTACAGATCGTGTTTCCTTCCCGCGTGGACCCTGAGAGCCCGGTCATCGACTTGGACCTTCACCTGCCTTTGCTGTGCTTCAGGCCCGAGAAAGTGCGGCAG ATCCTAACGTGCCTCCTCATGGAGCAGCGGATGGTGTTCTTCTCCTCCAGCTGGGCGCTGCTACCGCTGGTCGCCGAGTGCTTCCTGGCCTACCTGCACCCCCTGCAGTGGCAGCACACGTTCGTGCCCGTCTTGTCGCGCCAGATGCTAGACTTCGTCATGGCACCGACGTCCTTCCTCATGGGCTGCCACCTCGACTACTTTGAAGAAGTCAGCAAGGTTAGGCCTTGGCCATTTGCTGTAGAATGTCAGATCCTTGTGACCCCTGCGGGGACTGGCGGAGAGGGGCTTCCAaagggccctgcagggagggccacgtgccctggccacagggagagggtgggcactcctgtccctggggctcgTGCTCTGGGCTCCACGCACGCGGGGTGCTGTCGCGGGTCTGCACCATCCTCCTGCAGTCCTCCGGGTCTTTTCGAGGCTGGGGGGTTCTGGGCGCTGGGACCCCGTGTCACGTGCCAGTCCCCTTAA